A window of Nicotiana tabacum cultivar K326 chromosome 24, ASM71507v2, whole genome shotgun sequence contains these coding sequences:
- the LOC107774811 gene encoding heat shock 70 kDa protein, mitochondrial gives MAAAVLLRSLRRRDIATSSLSAYKAFASNTKPSWCLTLGGAKCAGLARPFCSRPAGNEIIGIDLGTTNSCVAVMEGKNPKVIENAEGSRTTPSVVAFNQKGELLVGTPAKRQAVTNPTNTVFGTKRLIGRRFDDPQTQKEMKMVPYKIVRAPNGDAWVEANGQQYSASQIGAFILTKMKETAEAYLGKSINKAVITVPAYFNDAQRQATKDAGRIAGLDVQRIINEPTAAALSYGMNNKEGLVAVFDLGGGTFDVSILEISNGVFEVKATNGDTFLGGEDFDNALLEFLVNEYRRTDGIDLSKDRLALQRLREAAEKAKIELSSTTQTEINLPFITADASGAKHLNITLTRSKFESLVSNLIERTRNPCKNCLKDAGISTKEVDEVLLVGGMTRVPKVQDVVSEIFGKSPCKGVNPDEAVAMGAAIQGGILRGDVKELLLLDVTPLSLGIETLGGIFTRLINRNTTIPTKKSQVFSTAADNQTQVGIKVLQGEREMASDNKMLGEFELVGIPPAPRGMPQIEVTFDIDANGLVTVSAKDKATGKEQQITIRSSGGLSEDEIDKMVKEAEMHAQRDQERKALIDIRNSADTTIYSIEKSLNEYRDKVPKEVATEIETAVSDLRTAMGGDNIDEIKSKLDVANKAVSKIGQHMAGGAGGASGGGSEGGSQGGATEAEYEEVKK, from the exons ATGGCGGCCGCCGTATTGCTCAGATCTCTTCGTCGCCGTGACATTGCTACTTCTTCTCTTTCTGCTTATAAAGCT TTTGCTTCGAACACTAAGCCGTCATGGTGTCTAACACTTGGTGGTGCCAAATGTGCTGGTCTAGCCAGACCGTTTTG CTCTAGACCTGCTGGAAATGAGATTATTGGGATTGACTTGGGTACAACAAACTCATGCGTTGCAGTAATGGAGGGCAAG AACCCTAAAGTGATTGAGAATGCTGAAGGATCTAGGACCACTCCGTCAGTAGTTGCGTTTAACCAAAAGGGGGAATTGCTTGTTGGTACTCCGGCCAAACGTCAGGCAGTCACCAATCCTACAAATACCGTATTTGGCACCAAGCGTCTAATTGGTAGGCGGTTTGATGATCCCCAGACACAGAAGGAAATGAAGATGGTTCCTTACAAAATAGTGAGAGCTCCCAATGGAGATGCTTGGGTTGAAGCCAATGGACAGCAGTATTCCGCAAGTCAGATTGGAGCATTTATTTTAACAAAGATGAAGGAAACTGCAGAGGCCTATCTAGGGAAGTCTATAAATAAAGCTGTGATCACTGTTCCAGCTTATTTCAATGATGCTCAGAGGCAGGCAACCAAGGATGCGGGGCGAATTGCAGGCCTTGATGTGCAAAGGATTATTAATGAGCCTACTGCAGCAGCACTTTCTTACGGTATGAACAACAAGGAAGGTCTTGTTGCAGTCTTTGATCTTGGTGGTGGTACCTTCGATGTTTCTATTTTGGAAATATCAAATGGTGTTTTTGAG GTCAAAGCAACGAATGGGGACACCTTTTTGGGAGGAGAGGATTTTGACAACGCGTTGTTGGAATTTCTGGTGAATGAGTATAGAAGGACAGATGGAATTGACCTGTCAAAAGACAGGCTTGCCCTGCAAAGACTCCGAGAGGCAGCTGAGAAAGCTAAGATAGAGCTATCATCAACCACACAGACCGAAATTAATTTACCTTTCATCACAGCAGATGCATCAGGGGCTAAACATCTTAATATAACTTTAACAAGATCCAAATTTGAGTCGTTGGTGTCCAACTTAATTGAGAGGACAAGGAATCCTTGCAAGAACTGTTTGAAGGATGCTGGAATATCGACAAAAGAGGTGGATGAGGTCCTCCTTGTTGGTGGTATGACTCGTGTCCCTAAGGTGCAGGATGTTGTCTCTGAGATCTTCGGCAAGAGCCCATGCAAAGGTGTAAATCCAGACGAAGCAGTTGCCATGGGAGCTGCAATTCAAGGTGGTATACTCCGTGGTGATGTGAAAGAGCTGCTGCTTCTGGATGTCACTCCATTGTCTCTAGGTATTGAGACTTTGGGAGGTATCTTTACCAGGCTGATCAACAGGAATACCACCATACCTACAAAGAAAAGCCAG GTGTTCTCTACTGCTGCTGATAACCAAACCCAGGTTGGCATTAAGGTCTTGCAAGGTGAGCGAGAGATGGCATCTGATAATAAGATGCTGGGAGAATTTGAACTTGTTGGTATTCCTCCTGCACCAAGGGGTATGCCTCAGATAGAAGTCACATTTGACATAGATGCAAATGGACTTGTCACGGTCTCTGCAAAGGACAAGGCCACTGGCAAAGAACAGCAGATTACTATTCGGTCGTCTGGTGGACTCTCAGAAGATGAGATAGACAAGATGGTCAAGGAAGCTGAGATGCATGCCCAGAGGGATCAGGAGCGGAAGGCACTGATTGATATCAGGAATAGTGCAGACACTACCATATACAGTATTGAAAAGAGCTTGAATGAATACAGGGACAAGGTCCCCAAGGAGGTGGCTACAGAAATTGAAACAGCTGTTTCCGACTTGAGAACAGCAATGGGAGGTGATAACATTGATGAAATCAAATCAAAGCTTGATGTAGCAAACAAGGCTGTTTCTAAGATTGGACAGCATATGGCCGGTGGTGCCGGAGGCGCCTCTGGAGGTGGCTCTGAAGGAGGTTCTCAAGGGGGAGCCaccgaggccgagtatgaggaaGTAAAGAAGTAG